One region of Streptomyces subrutilus genomic DNA includes:
- a CDS encoding SpoIIE family protein phosphatase: MTEYPTSQEGPQPVASGGGTDEAGHGKAPLAAVEAVRTHAPGPGAEPGGGPGGLPRPRGVAPADLPAGADPGRDLAIARDGGARARDTGAARNAAADGAQGLPARDTAGGPAGAPDGSGPGSPHPAGGDRHGGGSGIPAGGGAGDTAARREGDRLRFVGAATRRIARGIDLDEIVLGLCRATVPTFSDAILVYLRDPLPVGDERPLGPVVLRLRRTDRLRPIDDLTDAASGGTIGPDPAGAAGATGELDFSQLPLVGPQGDLPAAELCEIRSGGALAEVLRGVRPVFGSSAAAKAALPELLGSEHPLPRGNRAVLAPLRGRRRVIGAAVFLRSPERPAFEQNDLLVAAQLATHTALGIDKAVLYGREAYIADELQRTMLPDSLPQPTGVRLASRYLPAAETARVGGDWYDAIPLPGSRVALVVGDVMGHSMTSAAIMGQLRTTAQTLAQLDLPPAEVLHHLDEQAQRLGSDRMATCLYAVYDPVSHRITIANAGHPPPVLLHLGGRAEVLRVPPGAPIGVGGVDFEAVELDAPAGATLLLYTDGLVESRLRDVWTGIEQLRERLATTAQLTGLDHPPPLEALCDDVLDMLGPGDRDDDIALLAARFDGIAPSDVAYWFLDPEETAPGRARRFARRALARWGLEELQDSLELLVSEVVTNAVRYAERPVTLRLLRTDVLRCEVGDDSPQLPRQRRARDTDEGGRGLFLVNRMARRWGATRLSSGKVVWFELSLPAVPEGR, from the coding sequence GTGACGGAGTACCCCACCTCTCAGGAGGGCCCGCAGCCCGTCGCCTCCGGCGGAGGTACGGACGAGGCCGGCCACGGCAAGGCGCCCCTCGCCGCCGTCGAGGCCGTACGCACGCATGCGCCAGGCCCGGGCGCGGAGCCGGGCGGCGGGCCCGGCGGGCTCCCCCGCCCCCGCGGTGTCGCGCCGGCGGACCTCCCCGCCGGCGCCGATCCCGGCCGGGACCTCGCCATCGCCAGGGACGGCGGCGCCCGGGCCAGGGACACCGGCGCCGCGCGCAACGCGGCCGCCGACGGTGCGCAGGGACTCCCCGCCCGGGACACGGCCGGGGGCCCGGCCGGCGCTCCGGACGGATCCGGCCCCGGCTCCCCCCACCCGGCCGGAGGCGACCGGCACGGCGGCGGCAGCGGCATACCGGCCGGCGGCGGCGCCGGGGACACCGCCGCGCGCCGCGAAGGGGACCGGCTGCGCTTCGTCGGCGCCGCCACGCGGCGGATCGCCCGCGGCATCGACCTCGACGAGATCGTGCTCGGCCTGTGCCGGGCCACCGTGCCGACGTTCTCGGACGCCATCCTCGTCTACCTGCGCGACCCGCTGCCGGTCGGGGACGAACGCCCCCTCGGCCCGGTCGTTTTAAGGCTGCGCCGCACCGACCGGCTCCGGCCGATCGACGATCTCACCGACGCCGCCTCGGGCGGCACCATCGGCCCGGACCCCGCCGGGGCCGCGGGGGCCACCGGCGAGCTCGACTTCAGCCAGCTGCCCCTGGTCGGCCCGCAGGGTGACCTGCCCGCGGCCGAGTTGTGCGAGATCCGGTCCGGCGGCGCGCTCGCCGAGGTGCTGCGCGGCGTACGGCCCGTCTTCGGCTCCTCCGCGGCCGCCAAGGCCGCGCTGCCCGAACTGCTGGGCTCGGAGCACCCGCTGCCGCGCGGCAACCGGGCCGTGCTGGCCCCGCTGCGCGGGCGCCGCCGGGTGATCGGCGCCGCCGTGTTCCTGCGCAGCCCCGAGCGGCCCGCCTTCGAGCAGAACGACCTCCTGGTCGCCGCCCAGCTGGCCACGCACACCGCGCTCGGCATCGACAAGGCGGTGCTGTACGGCCGCGAGGCGTACATCGCCGACGAGCTCCAGCGCACCATGCTGCCCGACAGCCTGCCCCAGCCCACCGGCGTGCGGCTCGCCTCGCGCTACCTGCCCGCCGCCGAGACCGCCCGCGTCGGCGGCGACTGGTACGACGCCATCCCACTGCCCGGCAGCCGGGTCGCCCTCGTCGTCGGCGACGTCATGGGGCACTCCATGACCTCCGCGGCGATCATGGGCCAGCTGCGCACCACGGCGCAGACCCTCGCGCAGCTTGACCTGCCGCCCGCCGAGGTGCTGCACCACCTGGACGAGCAGGCGCAGCGCCTGGGCTCCGACCGCATGGCCACCTGCCTGTACGCCGTGTACGACCCCGTCTCGCACCGGATCACCATCGCCAACGCGGGTCACCCGCCGCCGGTTCTGCTGCACCTGGGCGGGCGCGCCGAGGTGCTGCGCGTGCCCCCGGGCGCCCCCATCGGCGTCGGCGGCGTGGACTTCGAGGCCGTGGAGCTGGACGCGCCCGCCGGGGCCACCCTGCTGCTGTACACCGACGGACTGGTGGAGTCCCGGCTGCGGGACGTGTGGACCGGCATCGAGCAGCTCCGGGAGCGCCTGGCGACCACCGCGCAGCTGACCGGCCTGGACCACCCGCCGCCGCTGGAGGCCCTGTGCGACGACGTGCTGGACATGCTCGGCCCGGGCGACCGGGACGACGACATCGCGCTGCTCGCGGCCCGGTTCGACGGGATCGCGCCCAGTGACGTGGCGTACTGGTTCCTGGACCCGGAGGAGACCGCTCCCGGCCGGGCCCGCCGGTTCGCCCGGCGCGCCCTGGCCCGGTGGGGCCTGGAGGAGCTGCAGGACTCCCTGGAGCTGCTGGTCAGCGAGGTGGTCACCAATGCCGTCCGGTACGCCGAACGGCCCGTCACGCTGCGCCTGCTGCGTACGGACGTACTGCGCTGCGAGGTCGGCGACGACTCCCCGCAGCTGCCGCGCCAGCGCCGGGCGCGGGACACCGACGAGGGCGGCCGCGGCCTGTTCCTGGTGAACCGGATGGCCCGCCGCTGGGGAGCCACCCGGCTGAGCAGCGGCAAGGTGGTCTGGTTCGAGCTGTCGCTGCCGGCGGTGCCCGAAGGGCGCTGA
- the fomD gene encoding cytidylyl-2-hydroxypropylphosphonate hydrolase yields the protein MTGTFRPAGSSARTRAQGTHWAPGDRILWRYRDHAPGLKGPVHICRPVTVVQDTGELLAVWMAPGTECVKPVLADGTPVHEEPLATRYTAPRTTVRSRWFGAGVLKLARPGEPWSVWLFWEHGWRFKSWYVNLEEPRSRWSGGVDSVDHFLDISVYPDRTWKWRDEDEFAQAQRSGLMGPEEADRVREAGRAALEVIRRWGAPFADGWENWRPDPAWTVPELPEDWDHTPARMTS from the coding sequence ATGACAGGTACCTTCAGGCCTGCGGGCAGCTCCGCGCGCACGCGTGCGCAGGGCACGCACTGGGCGCCCGGGGATCGGATCCTCTGGCGCTACCGCGACCACGCCCCCGGGCTGAAGGGCCCGGTGCACATCTGCCGTCCCGTGACGGTGGTGCAGGACACCGGAGAGCTGCTCGCCGTCTGGATGGCGCCCGGCACCGAGTGCGTCAAACCGGTCCTCGCCGACGGCACCCCCGTCCACGAGGAGCCGCTCGCCACCCGCTACACCGCCCCGCGGACCACCGTGCGCTCGCGCTGGTTCGGCGCGGGCGTGCTGAAGCTGGCGCGCCCCGGGGAGCCGTGGTCGGTGTGGCTGTTCTGGGAGCACGGCTGGCGGTTCAAGAGCTGGTACGTGAACTTGGAGGAGCCCCGCTCGCGCTGGTCCGGCGGGGTCGACTCGGTGGACCACTTCCTCGACATCTCCGTCTACCCGGACCGCACCTGGAAGTGGCGCGACGAGGACGAGTTCGCCCAGGCGCAGCGCTCCGGGCTGATGGGCCCCGAGGAGGCGGACCGGGTGCGGGAGGCCGGCCGGGCCGCGCTGGAGGTCATCCGCCGGTGGGGTGCGCCGTTCGCCGACGGCTGGGAGAACTGGCGGCCGGATCCGGCCTGGACGGTTCCGGAGCTGCCGGAGGACTGGGACCACACCCCGGCGCGTATGACCTCATGA
- a CDS encoding class II fumarate hydratase codes for MTDHQQAEAFRTEHDSMGDVRVPAHAKWRAQTQRAVENFPLSGQRLESAHIEALARVKAASAAVNARLGVVDKDVAEAIRSAAAEVAGGRWDDHFPIDVFQTGSGTSSNMNANEVIATLATERLGREVHPNDHVNASQSSNDVFPSSIHIAATAAVTRDLIPALEHLAAALERKAAEFAQVVKAGRTHLMDATPVTLGQEFGGYAAQVRYGVERLRSALPRLAELPLGGTAVGTGINTPPGFAAAVIAEVAADTGLPLTEARDHFEAQGARDALVETSGMLRTIAVSLTKVCNDLRWMASGPRTGLAEINLPDLQPGSSIMPGKVNPVVPEAVLMIAAQVMGNDATVAVAGAAGNFELNVMLPVMARNLLESVRLLANASRLLADRTVDGITANVERAREYAESSPSVVTPLNRYIGYEEAAKVVKKSLAERKTIREVVLESGYVDRGALTLEQLDEALDVLRMTHP; via the coding sequence ATGACCGATCACCAGCAGGCCGAAGCGTTCCGCACCGAGCACGACTCCATGGGCGACGTACGGGTGCCCGCGCACGCCAAATGGCGTGCTCAGACCCAGCGCGCGGTGGAGAACTTCCCCCTGTCCGGACAGCGGCTCGAGTCCGCCCACATCGAGGCGCTCGCCCGCGTCAAGGCCGCGTCCGCCGCCGTCAACGCGCGGCTCGGCGTGGTGGACAAGGACGTCGCCGAGGCCATCCGGTCCGCCGCCGCCGAGGTGGCCGGGGGCCGCTGGGACGACCACTTCCCCATCGACGTCTTCCAGACCGGCTCCGGCACCTCGTCCAACATGAACGCCAACGAGGTGATCGCCACCCTGGCCACCGAGCGGCTGGGCCGCGAGGTCCACCCCAACGACCACGTCAACGCCTCGCAGAGCTCCAACGACGTCTTCCCCTCGTCCATCCACATCGCCGCCACCGCCGCCGTCACCCGCGACCTGATCCCGGCGCTGGAGCACCTCGCCGCCGCGCTGGAGCGCAAGGCCGCCGAGTTCGCACAGGTCGTCAAGGCCGGGCGGACGCACCTGATGGACGCCACGCCGGTGACCCTGGGCCAGGAGTTCGGCGGGTACGCCGCCCAGGTCCGCTACGGCGTCGAGCGGCTGCGCTCCGCCCTGCCGCGGCTGGCCGAGCTGCCGCTGGGCGGCACCGCGGTGGGCACCGGGATCAACACGCCGCCCGGATTCGCCGCCGCCGTGATCGCCGAGGTGGCCGCGGACACCGGGCTGCCGCTCACCGAGGCCCGCGACCACTTCGAGGCCCAGGGGGCGCGGGACGCGCTGGTGGAGACCTCGGGGATGCTCCGCACGATCGCCGTCTCGCTCACCAAGGTCTGCAACGATCTGCGCTGGATGGCCTCCGGACCGCGCACCGGATTGGCCGAAATCAATCTCCCGGATCTCCAGCCGGGATCCTCGATCATGCCCGGGAAGGTCAATCCGGTCGTCCCCGAGGCCGTCCTGATGATCGCCGCACAGGTGATGGGGAACGACGCCACCGTCGCGGTGGCGGGCGCCGCCGGCAATTTCGAGCTCAATGTGATGCTCCCGGTGATGGCCCGCAACCTCCTCGAATCGGTCCGGCTGCTCGCCAACGCGAGCCGTCTGCTGGCCGACCGCACGGTGGACGGGATCACCGCCAACGTCGAGCGGGCCAGGGAGTACGCCGAATCCTCGCCCTCCGTGGTGACCCCGCTGAACCGCTACATCGGCTACGAGGAGGCGGCCAAGGTCGTCAAGAAGTCCCTCGCCGAGCGGAAGACGATCAGGGAGGTCGTCCTGGAGTCCGGCTACGTCGACCGCGGCGCGCTCACCCTCGAACAGCTCGACGAGGCGCTGGACGTGCTGCGCATGACCCACCCCTGA
- a CDS encoding ricin-type beta-trefoil lectin domain protein, with protein MTRAHRKPRLRCTFAAVAAAAAALGGVTAITPTAQAAVPAAAAAAAVTPLPPELEAIRAAEAVKIYGDSAIRPLGERKTGLISLGDSEISGEGVGNYDPATNTPNNQCHRSPDAAIHRTGIPADLTFNVACSGGYTGNIRIGGSKQYADELVQSDSLAVKARNTKIKMVLLVAGANDDLQFGPVMTDCVTRWVLSQGTCEPKYAPGWQARVDGLKPKVEATVADLRTVMRDAGYADSDYKLVVMGYPSPIGPDFHDNPNFPGKLPGGCAGYDSDATWGRNYAVPVFEKGMRAAALASGAVYLDNSRLFHGHEVCMEDAWARGLYLDLGDHFPWDENTARQSFHPNYRGHGAFASCLTQLYDSGLREASCADPASTGTPVLQAGAWDDKFKPLKNEATGTCLDSHGGSSANGTAVLGWDCHGGRNQGWWYDTARGAVHIELTHDRCLDAPGADYRPGTGLVLWNCHGGANQRFVRDGATLRPAAAPGMCLTVGAAREPLRLQTCNGSANQRFA; from the coding sequence ATGACACGTGCACACAGGAAACCCAGGCTCAGATGTACCTTCGCGGCCGTCGCGGCGGCCGCGGCCGCCCTCGGGGGCGTCACCGCCATCACCCCCACGGCCCAGGCGGCGGTGCCCGCGGCGGCCGCGGCCGCGGCCGTGACCCCGCTCCCGCCCGAGCTGGAGGCGATCCGCGCGGCCGAGGCCGTCAAGATCTACGGGGACTCCGCCATCCGGCCGCTCGGCGAGCGCAAGACCGGCCTGATCTCGCTGGGCGACAGCGAGATCTCGGGCGAGGGCGTCGGCAACTACGACCCCGCGACCAACACGCCGAACAACCAGTGCCACCGCTCGCCCGACGCGGCGATCCACCGCACCGGCATCCCGGCCGACCTCACCTTCAACGTCGCCTGCTCCGGCGGGTACACCGGCAACATCAGGATCGGCGGCAGCAAGCAGTACGCCGACGAGCTGGTGCAGAGCGACAGCCTGGCCGTCAAGGCCCGCAACACGAAGATCAAGATGGTACTGCTGGTCGCCGGGGCCAACGACGACCTGCAGTTCGGCCCGGTCATGACCGACTGCGTCACCCGCTGGGTGCTCAGCCAGGGCACCTGCGAGCCCAAGTACGCCCCCGGCTGGCAGGCCCGCGTCGACGGCCTGAAGCCCAAGGTCGAGGCCACGGTCGCCGACCTCAGGACGGTCATGCGCGACGCCGGGTACGCCGACTCCGACTACAAGCTCGTCGTCATGGGCTACCCCAGCCCCATCGGACCCGACTTCCACGACAACCCGAACTTCCCCGGCAAGCTGCCCGGCGGATGCGCGGGCTACGACTCCGACGCCACCTGGGGCCGCAACTACGCGGTACCCGTCTTCGAGAAGGGCATGCGCGCCGCGGCCCTCGCCTCCGGCGCCGTCTACCTGGACAACTCGCGGCTCTTCCACGGGCACGAGGTGTGCATGGAGGACGCCTGGGCCCGCGGGCTCTACCTGGACCTCGGCGACCACTTCCCGTGGGACGAGAACACTGCCCGCCAGTCCTTCCACCCCAACTACCGCGGTCACGGCGCCTTCGCGTCCTGCCTGACCCAGCTCTACGACTCCGGTCTGCGCGAGGCCTCCTGCGCCGACCCGGCGAGCACCGGCACCCCCGTCCTGCAGGCGGGGGCCTGGGACGACAAGTTCAAGCCCCTGAAGAACGAGGCGACCGGCACCTGCCTCGACTCCCACGGCGGCTCCAGCGCCAACGGGACGGCCGTCCTGGGCTGGGACTGCCACGGCGGCCGCAACCAGGGCTGGTGGTACGACACCGCCCGGGGGGCCGTCCACATCGAACTCACCCATGACCGCTGCCTCGACGCACCCGGCGCCGACTACCGCCCCGGCACCGGCCTGGTCCTCTGGAACTGCCACGGCGGCGCGAACCAGCGGTTCGTCCGCGACGGCGCCACCCTGCGCCCGGCGGCCGCGCCGGGCATGTGCCTGACGGTGGGCGCCGCCCGCGAACCGCTGCGGCTGCAGACCTGCAACGGCTCGGCGAACCAGCGCTTCGCGTAG
- a CDS encoding glycerophosphodiester phosphodiesterase, producing the protein MSASSSLRTARAVRVVAHRGASHEHPEHTMAAYRQAVEDGADALECDVRLTADRQLVCVHDRRVERTSDGRGVVSGMTYEELRALDFGAWRGAEHAGARVLLFEDLLKEALAAPRPVGLAVETKHPSRAGGRLEAELVRMLREYGLADGAGGRVEVMSFSRTALTRVHRLAPGLPTVFLIERTLRPVRPPYATHAGPGIDLVRRDPGLVARLKAKGLAVRVWTVDEAEDVELCVRLGVDTIITNRPRDVRKLLLDM; encoded by the coding sequence ATGTCAGCCTCGTCCTCCCTCCGCACCGCCCGCGCCGTCCGGGTCGTCGCCCATCGGGGGGCCTCCCATGAGCACCCCGAGCACACCATGGCCGCCTATCGGCAGGCCGTCGAGGACGGGGCCGACGCGCTCGAGTGCGATGTGCGGCTCACCGCCGACCGGCAGCTGGTCTGTGTGCACGACCGGCGGGTCGAGCGGACCTCCGACGGGCGGGGGGTCGTCTCCGGGATGACCTACGAGGAGCTGCGCGCGCTCGACTTCGGGGCGTGGAGGGGAGCCGAGCACGCCGGGGCCCGGGTGCTGCTCTTCGAGGACCTGCTCAAGGAGGCGCTGGCCGCGCCCCGGCCGGTCGGGCTCGCGGTCGAGACCAAGCACCCGTCCCGCGCGGGCGGCCGGCTGGAGGCCGAGCTGGTGCGGATGCTCCGGGAGTACGGGCTGGCCGACGGGGCCGGCGGCCGGGTCGAGGTGATGAGCTTCTCGCGCACCGCGCTGACCCGGGTGCACCGGCTCGCGCCCGGCCTGCCCACCGTGTTCCTGATCGAGCGCACGCTCCGCCCGGTGCGCCCCCCGTACGCGACCCACGCGGGCCCGGGCATCGACCTCGTGCGGCGGGATCCGGGGCTGGTGGCCCGGCTCAAGGCCAAGGGGCTGGCCGTGCGGGTGTGGACCGTGGACGAGGCGGAGGACGTCGAGCTGTGCGTGCGCCTCGGCGTGGACACGATCATCACCAACCGGCCGCGGGACGTGCGCAAGCTGCTGCTCGACATGTGA
- a CDS encoding fumarate hydratase, with amino-acid sequence MTEFAYTDLLPLGEDTTPYRLVTAEGVSTFEADGRTFLKVEPEALRKLAEEAVHDIQHFLRPAHLAQLRRIIDDPEASSNDKFVALDLLKNANIAAAGVLPMCQDTGTAIVMGKRGQNVLTSGGDEEALSRGIYDAYTRLNLRYSQMAPLTMWEEKNTGSNLPAQIELYATDGGAYKFLFMAKGGGSANKSFLYQETKAVLNEASMMKFLEEKIRSLGTAACPPYHLAIVVGGTSAEHALKTAKYASAHYLDELPTEGSALGHGFRDLDLEQQVFELTQKIGIGAQFGGKYFCHDVRVVRLPRHGASLPVAIAVSCSADRQATAKITAEGVFLEQLETDPARFLPDTTDSHLDEVSDVVSIDLNQPMDEILATLTRHPVKTRLSLTGPLVVARDIAHAKIKERLDAGEGMPQYLKDHPVYYAGPAKTPEGYASGSFGPTTAGRMDSYVEQFQAAGGSKVMLAKGNRSQQVTDACGSHGGFYLGSIGGPAARLAQDCIKKVEVLEYEELGMEAVWKIEVEDFPAFIVVDDKGNDFFQNPAPEPTFTHIPVRGPGL; translated from the coding sequence ATGACAGAGTTTGCGTACACCGACCTGCTGCCCCTGGGCGAGGACACCACCCCCTACCGGCTGGTGACCGCCGAGGGCGTGTCCACCTTCGAGGCGGACGGCCGTACGTTCCTCAAGGTCGAGCCCGAGGCGCTGCGCAAGCTCGCCGAAGAGGCCGTCCACGACATCCAGCACTTCCTGCGCCCCGCGCACCTCGCGCAGCTGCGCCGCATCATCGACGACCCCGAAGCCTCGTCGAACGACAAGTTCGTCGCGCTCGACCTCCTCAAGAACGCGAACATCGCGGCCGCCGGGGTCCTGCCGATGTGCCAGGACACCGGCACGGCGATCGTCATGGGCAAGCGCGGCCAGAACGTCCTGACGTCGGGCGGCGACGAGGAGGCGCTCTCGCGCGGCATCTACGACGCCTACACGCGGCTGAACCTGCGCTACTCGCAGATGGCCCCCCTCACCATGTGGGAGGAGAAGAACACCGGCTCGAACCTGCCCGCGCAGATCGAGCTGTACGCGACCGACGGCGGCGCGTACAAGTTCCTCTTCATGGCCAAGGGCGGCGGCTCGGCCAACAAGTCCTTCCTCTACCAGGAGACCAAGGCGGTCCTCAACGAGGCCTCCATGATGAAGTTCCTGGAGGAGAAGATCCGCTCGCTCGGTACGGCGGCCTGCCCGCCCTACCACCTGGCGATCGTGGTCGGCGGCACCTCCGCCGAGCACGCGCTGAAGACCGCCAAGTACGCCTCGGCGCACTACCTGGACGAGCTTCCGACCGAGGGCTCCGCGCTGGGCCACGGCTTCCGCGACCTGGACCTGGAGCAGCAGGTCTTCGAGCTGACGCAGAAGATCGGCATCGGCGCACAGTTCGGCGGCAAGTACTTCTGCCACGACGTGCGCGTGGTGCGCCTGCCCCGCCACGGCGCGTCGCTCCCGGTCGCGATCGCCGTGTCCTGCTCGGCGGACCGCCAGGCGACCGCGAAGATCACCGCCGAGGGCGTGTTCCTGGAGCAGCTGGAGACGGACCCGGCGCGCTTCCTCCCCGACACCACGGACTCGCACCTGGACGAGGTTTCGGACGTCGTCTCCATCGACCTGAACCAGCCGATGGACGAGATCCTGGCGACGCTCACCCGGCACCCGGTGAAGACCCGCCTGTCCCTGACCGGCCCGCTGGTCGTGGCGCGCGACATCGCGCACGCCAAGATCAAGGAGCGGCTGGACGCGGGCGAGGGCATGCCGCAGTACCTGAAGGACCACCCGGTCTACTACGCCGGCCCGGCGAAGACCCCCGAGGGCTACGCCTCGGGCTCCTTCGGCCCGACCACGGCGGGCCGGATGGACTCCTACGTCGAGCAGTTCCAGGCGGCGGGCGGCTCCAAGGTCATGCTGGCCAAGGGCAACCGCTCCCAGCAGGTGACGGACGCGTGCGGCTCGCACGGCGGCTTCTACCTGGGCTCGATCGGCGGCCCGGCGGCGCGCCTGGCCCAGGACTGCATCAAGAAGGTCGAGGTCCTGGAGTACGAGGAGCTCGGCATGGAGGCGGTCTGGAAGATCGAGGTCGAGGACTTCCCGGCCTTCATCGTGGTCGACGACAAGGGCAACGACTTCTTCCAGAACCCGGCCCCGGAACCGACGTTCACCCACATCCCGGTGCGCGGCCCGGGTCTGTAG
- a CDS encoding DUF1707 SHOCT-like domain-containing protein has translation MDLEKHPAAPAPAPAPAPAASELRASDADRDRISQILADALAEGRLTSEEHSERLDSLYALKTVGELEVLVRDLPAPGTGHTSAAPAYAAGSAAAGYTETVVAVCSSSARKGRWRPGALIRAVSVMGDISVDLTEAVFEQQVTEINVTCVLGNVEVLVPENVTLRGYGSGVLGNFEVRGQGRGATDPQAPVVIIRGFALLGNIEARPRPGARLVDLAERMRKRPGG, from the coding sequence GTGGACCTGGAAAAGCACCCCGCCGCCCCTGCCCCCGCGCCGGCTCCCGCCCCCGCGGCGTCCGAGCTGCGCGCCTCCGACGCCGACCGGGACCGGATCTCGCAGATCCTCGCGGACGCCCTCGCCGAAGGCCGGCTGACCTCCGAGGAGCACTCGGAGCGCCTGGACTCGCTGTACGCCCTCAAGACGGTGGGCGAGCTGGAAGTGCTCGTACGGGACCTCCCCGCGCCCGGCACGGGCCACACCTCCGCGGCGCCGGCGTACGCGGCCGGGAGCGCCGCGGCGGGCTACACCGAGACGGTCGTCGCCGTGTGCAGCAGCTCCGCCCGCAAGGGCCGGTGGCGTCCCGGCGCCCTCATCCGCGCGGTCTCGGTCATGGGCGACATCTCCGTCGACCTCACCGAGGCGGTCTTCGAGCAGCAGGTCACCGAGATCAACGTGACCTGCGTCCTCGGGAACGTCGAGGTCCTGGTCCCGGAGAACGTCACGCTGCGCGGCTACGGAAGCGGGGTCCTCGGCAACTTCGAGGTGCGCGGCCAGGGCCGCGGCGCCACGGACCCGCAGGCCCCGGTCGTGATCATCCGCGGCTTCGCCCTGCTGGGCAACATCGAGGCACGGCCCAGGCCCGGCGCCCGCCTGGTCGATCTGGCGGAGCGGATGCGCAAGCGGCCGGGCGGCTGA
- a CDS encoding WhiB family transcriptional regulator yields MPHPPHQSLKVAVVPKPRVPVRAEDGPWHAEAVCRRDEAGLFFAPSKEPTAARLSREEAAKRVCARCPVMVACREHALLQPEPYGVWGGLTAAERRVVLARMRRRSAELRQAPGPGPIAAAG; encoded by the coding sequence GTGCCGCATCCGCCGCATCAGTCCCTGAAGGTTGCCGTCGTGCCGAAGCCGCGGGTGCCGGTGAGGGCTGAGGACGGCCCATGGCATGCGGAGGCGGTGTGCCGCCGCGACGAGGCGGGCCTGTTCTTCGCCCCCTCCAAGGAGCCCACGGCGGCCCGGCTCTCCCGCGAGGAGGCGGCCAAGCGCGTCTGCGCCCGCTGCCCGGTCATGGTCGCCTGCCGGGAGCACGCCCTGCTCCAGCCCGAGCCCTACGGCGTCTGGGGCGGCCTCACCGCCGCCGAGCGCCGCGTGGTCCTGGCCCGGATGCGGCGCCGGTCGGCCGAGCTGCGCCAGGCCCCGGGCCCCGGGCCGATCGCGGCCGCGGGCTGA